The proteins below are encoded in one region of Myxococcales bacterium:
- a CDS encoding type II secretion system protein produces MFDKAQKREQSGFTLIEIMITLAILGILATTTSANFSRFKAKARRSELTMGFGSIRRAQDAYHVGYGRYAADFDQLGFAVQGGSRQSANAIRGVRYSYTMTQPWGDESYYCVASGDIDDDAFLDIAVLEAGRP; encoded by the coding sequence TTGTTCGATAAAGCACAAAAGAGAGAGCAGTCAGGTTTTACACTCATCGAAATCATGATCACCCTTGCGATACTTGGAATTTTGGCGACTACAACATCGGCCAACTTTAGTCGATTCAAAGCCAAAGCAAGACGCTCGGAACTTACCATGGGTTTTGGTTCGATTAGACGCGCGCAAGACGCCTATCACGTCGGCTATGGCCGATATGCGGCGGATTTTGACCAACTTGGTTTTGCCGTACAAGGCGGAAGCCGTCAGTCCGCAAACGCCATTAGAGGAGTTCGATATAGCTATACGATGACTCAACCTTGGGGTGATGAGTCTTATTATTGCGTAGCTTCAGGTGACATTGACGACGATGCGTTTTTAGACATTGCCGTTTTGGAGGCGGGACGACCGTAG
- a CDS encoding efflux RND transporter permease subunit codes for MLRSLVALCLRQRFVVLALASVCIVLGVRVASNAPLDAFPEFAPPRIEIQTEAPGLSTEQVEARITTELESVLAGTPGMSSMRSKSVLGLSSVLLLLERDADLMATRMLVGERIARAKLPTVAKTPVVLSPLSSTSRALKIAVYSDSLSQMELTDLVRWTVRPRLMRVPDVANVAIWGEQNRQLQVQIDPEQLQAEGISVDRVVEAARSATSPSAGGFVDGPNQRLAVLHPPYIKDIKDLAAVPVAPSSMRSVAIGDVAEVIEDHASAIGDAVVTKGSGLLLIVEKQIGGNTLEVTYGIDAALRELKPALPGVTFDATIFRPAGFIERALSNLREAMIIGSVLVVLILFFFLWDVRTALISVLAIPLSLLAAATVLTLSGHTLDTMVIAGLIIALGEVVDDAIIDVENIHRRLRQAQTQRSFAETIKIVLNASLEVRSAVVYATLIVLLVFIPVLALPGVAGEFFRPLALAYALAVLASMIVALTITPVLALLLLPNHVNEERQAPLMHLIGPAYGRFLQKIINRPRLAMGGALFAVVLCLASFASFSESFLPHFAENDFLMHWIGKPGSSLETMHRSATRVRDELLSVPGVRNFGAHIGRAEVADEVVGPNFAELWISVDPNADLDKTLTAVRNVVDGYPGIYRDVQTYLQERMREVLSGGSGAIVIRLFGSDLEKLRSMGADLSTKLGAIKGVSHASADAQLSVPEIEIVPNLEACNALGIDPGLVLRRASLVVQGEKVGQIVRGQQPIDIVIWSSPRAREDINAVRNMLISIDEQRSMRLGDVASVQVGSMPNTIVHESGSRKIDVTLQLDEDADLGGISREVSRVTKAFPMPKGHHAEILGEYQARSSAQRRLLVVGTMALLGIFIVLLADFRSLRLSLLVFASLPLALVGGVLITALSGGVVSLGSLVGFITVLGIAARNGILLISHFHHLEHEEGMAFGPELVIRGAKERLAPILMTALSTALALLPLIIAGSSAGHEIEHPMAIVILGGLISSTLLNLAAMPVVYLHFGRTPLTTKVSISSEQMKLHKR; via the coding sequence ATGTTACGTTCGCTTGTAGCCCTTTGTTTGCGCCAGCGTTTTGTTGTGCTTGCTTTGGCTTCAGTGTGCATCGTGCTTGGTGTGCGTGTTGCTTCGAATGCGCCGCTCGATGCCTTTCCTGAGTTTGCTCCACCTCGGATAGAAATCCAAACCGAAGCGCCAGGTCTATCGACGGAACAAGTTGAAGCTCGCATTACAACAGAACTTGAAAGCGTTCTAGCTGGCACGCCTGGCATGAGCAGCATGCGCTCAAAATCGGTGTTGGGTCTATCCTCGGTATTGCTTCTCCTTGAACGCGATGCCGATCTCATGGCAACTCGCATGCTAGTCGGAGAACGCATTGCGCGCGCTAAACTTCCCACGGTGGCGAAAACACCTGTGGTTCTTTCGCCGCTATCTTCCACAAGTCGGGCCCTAAAAATTGCGGTCTACTCGGATTCTTTATCCCAAATGGAATTGACTGATTTGGTGCGTTGGACGGTAAGGCCTCGCCTTATGCGCGTGCCCGATGTGGCCAACGTGGCCATCTGGGGCGAGCAAAATCGCCAACTTCAAGTGCAAATCGATCCGGAACAACTTCAAGCCGAAGGAATTAGTGTCGATCGTGTGGTTGAAGCAGCTCGTTCTGCGACGAGCCCTTCGGCAGGTGGTTTTGTCGATGGTCCCAATCAACGCTTAGCCGTGCTTCATCCGCCCTACATCAAGGACATCAAGGATCTTGCCGCTGTTCCAGTTGCGCCAAGTAGCATGCGTTCTGTGGCCATCGGCGATGTGGCCGAAGTGATCGAAGACCACGCATCCGCTATTGGTGATGCTGTCGTCACAAAAGGCTCGGGCCTGCTGCTCATCGTAGAAAAACAAATTGGTGGCAACACCCTTGAAGTGACCTACGGCATTGATGCTGCGCTTCGTGAACTCAAGCCGGCTCTGCCCGGCGTAACTTTCGATGCCACTATTTTCAGACCTGCAGGTTTCATCGAGCGCGCGCTATCCAATCTCCGCGAAGCCATGATCATCGGCAGTGTGCTGGTGGTGCTAATTCTTTTCTTCTTTCTCTGGGATGTGCGCACCGCCTTGATTAGCGTGCTTGCGATTCCGCTGTCACTTCTTGCAGCCGCTACGGTGCTGACACTAAGCGGTCACACTTTGGATACCATGGTGATCGCCGGCCTTATTATTGCGCTCGGAGAGGTGGTCGATGATGCGATCATCGATGTTGAAAACATCCATCGGCGCCTGCGCCAAGCACAAACACAGAGGTCATTTGCTGAAACCATAAAAATCGTTCTAAATGCTTCACTCGAAGTACGAAGCGCTGTTGTGTATGCAACCTTGATCGTCTTGCTCGTCTTCATTCCCGTACTGGCATTGCCGGGGGTCGCCGGCGAGTTTTTCCGTCCGCTTGCTCTTGCTTATGCGCTGGCCGTGCTTGCCTCCATGATTGTCGCTCTCACCATAACGCCCGTACTTGCGCTTTTGTTGTTGCCGAACCATGTCAACGAAGAGCGACAAGCACCGCTGATGCACCTCATCGGACCGGCATACGGTCGATTCCTGCAAAAGATTATCAACCGGCCACGTCTAGCGATGGGCGGTGCACTTTTTGCCGTTGTGCTGTGTCTAGCTTCGTTTGCAAGTTTCTCTGAATCGTTTCTTCCGCATTTCGCCGAAAATGATTTTCTGATGCATTGGATCGGCAAACCCGGTAGCTCCCTTGAAACCATGCACCGCAGCGCCACACGCGTGCGCGATGAACTCCTTAGCGTACCAGGCGTGCGTAATTTTGGTGCGCATATTGGTCGCGCCGAAGTGGCCGACGAAGTTGTTGGCCCCAATTTTGCCGAACTGTGGATAAGTGTCGATCCAAATGCTGATCTTGACAAGACCCTTACGGCCGTGCGCAACGTCGTTGATGGCTACCCTGGCATCTATCGCGATGTGCAAACCTATTTGCAAGAACGCATGCGCGAAGTGCTAAGCGGTGGCTCCGGAGCGATTGTGATCCGACTCTTTGGCTCCGATCTTGAAAAGCTTCGCAGCATGGGCGCCGATCTCAGCACAAAACTCGGGGCAATCAAAGGCGTGAGCCATGCCAGCGCCGATGCCCAACTCAGCGTTCCTGAAATTGAGATTGTGCCAAATCTCGAGGCCTGCAATGCGCTTGGTATCGATCCGGGACTTGTCTTGCGGCGTGCTTCGCTTGTGGTGCAAGGCGAAAAGGTCGGTCAAATTGTTCGTGGCCAACAACCCATCGATATCGTGATCTGGAGCAGTCCTCGAGCTCGCGAAGACATAAACGCAGTTCGCAACATGCTCATAAGCATTGATGAGCAGCGTTCGATGCGACTCGGCGATGTGGCAAGCGTGCAGGTCGGATCGATGCCCAATACCATTGTTCATGAGTCAGGTTCACGAAAGATTGACGTCACGCTGCAGCTTGATGAAGACGCAGATCTTGGAGGCATTTCACGTGAGGTCAGCCGAGTAACTAAAGCTTTCCCGATGCCAAAAGGACATCACGCTGAGATTTTGGGTGAGTATCAAGCACGAAGCAGTGCTCAAAGGCGTCTGCTCGTTGTGGGGACCATGGCTTTGCTTGGTATTTTCATCGTCCTGCTTGCCGATTTTCGCTCCTTGCGGCTTAGCCTGCTTGTCTTCGCGTCGCTTCCTCTCGCACTTGTCGGTGGGGTCTTGATCACCGCACTGAGTGGAGGGGTTGTCTCCCTTGGCAGTCTTGTCGGTTTTATCACCGTACTTGGCATCGCTGCGCGCAACGGCATCTTGCTGATCAGTCACTTTCATCACCTTGAACATGAAGAAGGCATGGCTTTCGGCCCGGAGCTTGTGATTCGCGGTGCAAAAGAACGTCTCGCTCCGATCTTAATGACTGCCTTATCTACCGCCTTAGCACTTCTGCCTCTCATCATCGCGGGAAGCAGCGCAGGCCATGAAATCGAACATCCCATGGCCATCGTCATTCTCGGTGGCCTGATAAGCTCCACTCTGCTCAACCTTGCAGCCATGCCAGTGGTGTACTTGCATTTTGGCCGAACGCCGCTCACCACCAAGGTGTCAATTTCTAGCGAACAAATGAAACTTCATAAGCGCTAG
- a CDS encoding efflux RND transporter periplasmic adaptor subunit: protein MIKTLFFSQRLFTMHVHAGRSAAEIFVTCIFILMLGACSKATSPKTHNEPATVKNPIAEADLPRVELSAAAAKRLGIKTARVQRQLLPEEHRFGGEVMVPPGKVLSVTAPIAGMVKTAKEIVPGMKVSRGDVLLRLVPFAPVARDLRAGVDREVQAAQAQLSAAESRLNRTQTLVTERAAAQRALEEATAARDVAKADLDAAHTRAQTTRSSPLLSDVAMTVRAPSDGIVGNVSVAPSQAVTAGTPLLEVVAVDAFWVRVPVYSADLHRIDPMASARVSAFGVPGGQQSSQAKVIAGPPSSNPLVGTVDRYYALAPSSTVFRPGERVMVSLRFTHSDSELAVPFSSIIYDANGLSWLYMCDGPHRYRRTHVEVKRKSTEFAVLGRGPKEGSCVASIGVNELYGSEFPPGH from the coding sequence ATGATAAAAACACTATTTTTTTCTCAGCGATTATTCACTATGCATGTTCATGCAGGCCGCAGCGCCGCGGAAATTTTTGTAACCTGCATTTTTATATTGATGCTCGGTGCATGTAGCAAAGCGACTTCTCCTAAAACACACAACGAACCAGCAACTGTAAAGAACCCCATCGCCGAAGCGGATCTGCCTCGCGTCGAGCTCAGCGCAGCTGCTGCAAAACGACTTGGCATCAAAACAGCTAGGGTGCAAAGACAGTTGCTCCCTGAGGAGCATCGCTTTGGTGGCGAAGTGATGGTGCCGCCGGGCAAAGTGCTTTCAGTCACCGCACCCATCGCAGGCATGGTAAAAACCGCGAAAGAAATCGTCCCGGGGATGAAAGTTTCGCGCGGTGATGTGCTTTTGCGGCTGGTCCCTTTTGCACCAGTTGCTCGTGACTTGCGTGCTGGAGTGGACCGCGAAGTACAAGCTGCCCAAGCTCAGCTTAGCGCTGCTGAATCACGACTTAATCGCACACAAACCCTTGTCACGGAACGCGCAGCTGCCCAGCGCGCCCTTGAAGAAGCAACCGCAGCTCGCGATGTGGCCAAAGCCGATCTCGATGCAGCCCACACGCGTGCACAAACAACACGCTCGAGCCCTCTTCTTTCGGATGTGGCCATGACCGTGCGAGCGCCATCGGACGGCATCGTAGGCAACGTGTCGGTCGCACCTTCGCAAGCCGTAACGGCGGGTACGCCTTTGCTCGAAGTAGTGGCTGTGGATGCGTTTTGGGTGCGCGTGCCGGTCTATTCTGCTGATTTGCATCGCATCGATCCAATGGCATCCGCTCGAGTCTCAGCTTTTGGTGTGCCGGGAGGTCAACAAAGTTCACAAGCGAAAGTCATCGCGGGACCGCCAAGCTCAAATCCACTGGTTGGCACCGTCGATCGCTACTACGCTCTTGCGCCGAGCTCTACCGTGTTCAGACCGGGTGAGCGCGTCATGGTAAGTTTACGTTTTACGCATAGCGACAGTGAACTTGCCGTTCCTTTCAGTTCGATCATCTACGATGCCAACGGTCTGTCTTGGCTTTATATGTGTGACGGCCCGCATCGTTATCGGCGCACCCATGTCGAAGTAAAACGCAAATCAACAGAGTTCGCGGTGCTTGGACGTGGCCCGAAGGAAGGCAGTTGCGTGGCATCCATCGGCGTAAACGAACTCTACGGTTCAGAATTTCCACCGGGGCACTAA
- a CDS encoding TolC family protein — MALIVSSALPSCASTNRNRAWVSRSLSKRTGFSIAKRDAGYRIPKGVQLSDGLDENEAVAIALYRSPRYRAELEKLGIAHGDLEDASRIDNPRFGILGPVGVIAGWATLAAPLDSLIQMPSRTEAASREIERVAEALLQSGLDLARDARLAHIERMLAEKRLTIRQELASTAADIARIVELRAAAGDVSPADPLSAHAEAAIAEDTAAVAKRDIAISAARLATILGFDPDRVSLKMHFGSSLPKSAPPLEDLLAIARKARPDLLAAKLNIEAAAARAGIERARIVSISAQIDGQWNAQNNKVGTRIGANLMLPIFNQNQGGRERADAGIEQARHEYIAARQRVISEVIVSNSALKQALASLERYRVEVLPALEQNLHAAKLSYELGDQPYLVVLDALRRLGEARIREVELVAEARRAHAELERTVGARLKSNKAAASMAKETSTS; from the coding sequence GTGGCACTAATCGTGTCATCTGCTCTTCCCTCATGCGCCTCGACAAACCGGAACAGAGCTTGGGTTTCGCGTTCACTCAGCAAGCGCACCGGCTTTAGCATAGCAAAACGTGACGCGGGCTACCGTATTCCAAAAGGTGTTCAGCTTAGCGATGGTCTCGACGAAAACGAAGCTGTTGCCATCGCTTTGTATCGGAGCCCTCGCTATCGCGCTGAACTTGAAAAACTTGGCATCGCCCACGGTGATCTTGAGGACGCATCACGCATCGATAATCCTCGCTTTGGAATTCTCGGTCCGGTTGGGGTGATTGCAGGTTGGGCAACGCTTGCTGCGCCTCTTGATTCGTTGATTCAAATGCCTTCACGAACAGAAGCTGCGAGCCGCGAGATTGAACGCGTGGCCGAAGCGCTGCTGCAGAGTGGCCTCGATCTAGCACGCGATGCACGTCTTGCGCACATCGAGCGTATGCTCGCTGAAAAGCGTCTAACGATTCGCCAAGAGCTTGCTAGTACTGCAGCAGACATTGCGCGGATTGTTGAGCTACGGGCAGCGGCCGGTGATGTAAGCCCTGCCGATCCCTTATCAGCGCATGCCGAAGCAGCCATTGCCGAAGATACGGCGGCAGTAGCCAAGCGTGATATTGCAATAAGCGCAGCACGCCTCGCAACCATCCTTGGTTTCGATCCCGATCGTGTTTCTTTGAAAATGCACTTCGGCAGTTCGCTTCCCAAATCCGCCCCACCGCTAGAAGACTTGTTAGCCATTGCACGAAAGGCTCGTCCCGACCTGCTCGCGGCAAAACTCAATATTGAAGCAGCTGCGGCCCGCGCGGGCATCGAGCGAGCCCGCATTGTTTCCATATCGGCACAAATCGACGGTCAATGGAACGCACAAAACAACAAGGTGGGTACTCGCATCGGCGCAAATCTCATGCTTCCGATCTTTAACCAAAACCAAGGTGGCAGAGAACGCGCTGATGCAGGCATTGAACAAGCCCGACACGAGTATATCGCCGCGCGTCAACGTGTCATCAGCGAAGTCATCGTATCAAACTCGGCTTTGAAGCAAGCACTTGCTTCGCTTGAGCGTTATCGCGTTGAAGTACTGCCGGCGCTCGAGCAAAACCTTCACGCGGCAAAACTTAGCTATGAGCTTGGCGATCAACCTTACCTCGTGGTTCTCGATGCTCTGAGACGTTTGGGCGAGGCACGCATTCGCGAGGTGGAGCTGGTGGCAGAAGCTCGGCGAGCCCACGCCGAACTCGAACGCACCGTCGGTGCCCGACTAAAAAGCAACAAGGCTGCAGCAAGCATGGCCAAAGAAACGAGTACATCATGA
- a CDS encoding alpha/beta hydrolase, producing MKEYVELRNGDKSDRRIFFVSKPAITAYVPGVGHHWPCILILPGGGFQHVAIDKEGHHIARWLLKYDIASAVLEYRMPQRDDKIFLPEISSGDVKRALELVYERATSWGLDAEKIGVMGFSAGGYLASKLSNQKDLKYRPQFQILVYPFAAPFRQDTEAIRRANRQLFGPEFSRDVLEQNSPEKHINSNTPPTFIVHALDDEKVPVGHSMALYQQLLMASVPAEMHLYDHGGHGFAMRALSGSLKAWPDQLIAWLRGSVL from the coding sequence ATGAAGGAATATGTCGAACTTCGAAATGGAGATAAAAGCGATCGACGTATTTTCTTTGTTAGCAAACCAGCGATAACAGCATATGTTCCTGGAGTGGGTCATCATTGGCCCTGTATTTTAATTCTACCCGGTGGGGGCTTTCAGCATGTAGCTATCGACAAGGAAGGGCATCACATTGCGCGTTGGCTTTTAAAATACGACATCGCGTCTGCGGTTCTTGAATACCGCATGCCTCAGCGAGATGATAAAATTTTTTTGCCGGAGATTTCATCTGGTGACGTAAAGCGTGCTCTTGAGCTTGTGTATGAACGTGCGACAAGTTGGGGCTTGGATGCAGAAAAAATTGGTGTGATGGGGTTTAGCGCAGGGGGCTACCTTGCTTCCAAACTCTCTAATCAAAAAGACCTCAAGTACCGACCTCAATTTCAGATACTGGTCTATCCCTTTGCTGCTCCTTTTCGCCAAGATACAGAAGCAATTCGTAGAGCGAATCGGCAGTTGTTTGGTCCGGAGTTTTCGCGTGATGTGCTAGAACAGAACTCTCCGGAAAAGCATATCAATTCGAATACCCCACCCACTTTCATCGTTCATGCACTGGATGATGAAAAAGTGCCTGTTGGACACAGTATGGCGTTGTATCAGCAACTGTTGATGGCTTCGGTTCCCGCTGAAATGCATTTGTACGATCACGGTGGACATGGCTTTGCGATGAGGGCCCTATCCGGTTCACTTAAAGCTTGGCCTGATCAACTTATTGCCTGGCTCCGAGGGAGCGTGCTTTGA
- a CDS encoding HAMP domain-containing histidine kinase, with product MSKAERKPGFERRIALLIAVIVVLGSAFAALTTALVADHLLRAHEDTRLYAAAKIFALELSEAKHPIDEIVADETKEQQAAGIRVAVFEHGEFRSGDTDLPSVSHTECTNFQNIRACGAASTTGTIAVAAAPRAPINDRFSFLLAGLLAVFLVSVLGLLLSRRIARWAVEPIVRLEHAVAQVSPNAGASIDLGSADNIAEIDALRGAITSLAMRLFSALDQSRRFAGDAAHELRTPLTSILGELELLQEQVPTQGPIREGVDRVHITASRLAKLVEQLLILASSSEELQSAEDIQVDELLEDARLAMAHNTATPIIIDEKDSNTDQDIKIRGDRSLLISLLVNVLENARAYAPQGTIHMRYLVQDSTVVIQIDDEGAGISAEARKDVFRTFYRTPEARGNAHRGQGIGLALVAHVAKAHQGSVAFVDGAIGARFQLTLPYRAAQP from the coding sequence ATGAGCAAGGCTGAAAGAAAACCTGGCTTTGAGCGCCGCATTGCCCTGCTGATTGCGGTGATTGTTGTTCTCGGAAGCGCTTTTGCCGCATTGACGACGGCTTTGGTTGCCGATCATTTACTACGTGCTCACGAAGATACACGCCTTTACGCTGCGGCGAAAATATTCGCCCTTGAGCTTTCCGAAGCGAAACACCCCATTGACGAAATTGTGGCTGACGAAACGAAAGAACAACAAGCGGCCGGTATTCGCGTCGCCGTGTTTGAGCACGGTGAGTTTCGTAGCGGTGACACCGATCTGCCTTCGGTATCACATACAGAGTGCACTAACTTTCAAAATATAAGAGCGTGCGGCGCTGCCTCAACCACGGGCACCATCGCCGTAGCCGCTGCGCCTCGGGCACCGATCAATGATCGCTTCTCCTTTTTACTCGCAGGGCTTTTAGCTGTTTTCCTGGTGTCCGTGCTCGGGCTGCTTTTATCAAGACGCATCGCGCGCTGGGCTGTCGAGCCCATCGTGCGACTCGAACACGCAGTAGCGCAGGTCTCACCCAACGCTGGCGCCAGCATTGATCTTGGATCGGCTGACAATATCGCGGAAATCGATGCCTTGCGCGGAGCGATTACCTCACTCGCGATGCGGCTTTTTTCAGCGCTTGATCAATCGCGACGTTTTGCCGGCGATGCCGCACACGAACTACGTACTCCTCTTACGAGCATTCTCGGCGAACTTGAACTTCTGCAAGAACAAGTACCGACGCAAGGCCCTATACGGGAGGGAGTCGATCGCGTACACATCACCGCATCTCGACTTGCAAAACTTGTGGAGCAATTGCTTATCCTCGCATCGTCTAGCGAAGAACTACAGAGCGCAGAAGATATACAAGTAGACGAACTCCTCGAAGATGCTCGTTTAGCCATGGCCCACAACACCGCAACACCGATCATCATCGACGAAAAAGACTCAAACACCGATCAGGACATTAAGATTCGTGGAGATCGTTCGCTGCTTATTTCACTCCTCGTCAATGTACTCGAAAACGCCCGGGCCTACGCTCCCCAAGGCACCATTCATATGCGCTATCTTGTGCAAGATTCGACGGTGGTGATTCAAATCGATGATGAAGGAGCGGGCATTTCTGCTGAGGCCCGTAAAGACGTTTTTCGAACCTTTTATCGAACTCCCGAAGCGCGCGGCAATGCCCACCGTGGGCAAGGCATAGGTCTTGCCCTTGTTGCCCATGTCGCAAAAGCCCATCAAGGATCTGTGGCCTTTGTTGATGGAGCAATCGGTGCACGATTCCAGCTCACACTTCCTTACCGTGCCGCCCAACCTTAG
- a CDS encoding response regulator transcription factor produces the protein MQLLVIDDDPELQSLLLRALAGDGHAVNSAGSVAAARQMLLQHKPDVIVLDLGLPDGNGFELCRELRERGNRTPILFLTARSEVAHRIEGFESGGDDFLGKPFAVAELRARVRALGRRATSFAATRIVLDDLTIDLSARCALKSKQEVTLTAREWAIIEALAQKKHVVPHVDLLEMVWGEATDSARSSLEVLIARIRRKLGSQVIRTLRGEGYAIGTNEP, from the coding sequence GTGCAACTTCTTGTGATCGATGATGACCCTGAGCTTCAAAGCTTGCTTTTGCGTGCGCTTGCTGGCGATGGGCATGCGGTGAACAGCGCAGGCTCCGTGGCGGCTGCGCGCCAGATGCTTTTGCAACACAAGCCCGATGTGATCGTGCTTGATTTGGGTTTGCCCGATGGAAACGGCTTTGAGCTATGCCGGGAGCTACGGGAACGTGGCAATCGAACGCCGATTTTATTCTTAACGGCTCGCTCAGAAGTTGCGCACCGCATTGAGGGTTTTGAGTCGGGCGGGGATGATTTTCTTGGCAAACCTTTCGCGGTGGCCGAACTTCGTGCACGTGTGCGCGCACTTGGACGGAGAGCAACGTCGTTTGCTGCCACACGCATCGTGCTTGATGATCTTACGATTGATCTTAGTGCACGGTGTGCCCTGAAATCAAAGCAGGAAGTAACGCTCACTGCTCGTGAATGGGCTATTATCGAAGCCCTTGCTCAGAAAAAACATGTCGTGCCGCACGTCGACCTTTTGGAAATGGTGTGGGGCGAGGCGACAGACTCAGCGCGCTCATCTCTCGAGGTCCTTATCGCGCGCATCCGGCGCAAGCTTGGGTCCCAAGTGATACGCACGTTGCGTGGTGAAGGTTATGCCATCGGAACAAATGAACCATGA
- a CDS encoding ATP-sensitive inward rectifier potassium channel 10, giving the protein MAKSAFRSIDRSGRVVVRRVGTSRRPLRDLYLRLLRLKWRWLITGLVSFHLLANSVFASLYLLREASIVGAREGSFTDAFFFSVQTMSTIGYGSMAPASLYAHILVTVQAFIGMLSVALVTGLTFAKFSHPSARVAFSRNAIVATRNAQRVLMFRMANERNSYIVEAKLRMTLLRDEVSQEGELLRRFYDMPLVREWTPVFALSWTAIHVIDEQSPLYELLDSEALEEAQIEIIASLSGIDESYNQPVHVRNSYAPSDILFGGRFKDMIERDGQIRRINFAVLHDVEP; this is encoded by the coding sequence ATGGCAAAATCAGCCTTTCGCTCCATCGATCGAAGTGGGCGCGTTGTTGTACGCAGAGTCGGGACAAGCCGACGACCGTTAAGGGACCTGTACTTGCGCCTTCTGCGATTGAAGTGGCGCTGGCTCATTACGGGTCTGGTTTCTTTTCACCTTTTGGCCAATAGCGTTTTTGCCAGTCTCTATCTTCTTAGGGAAGCCTCCATCGTTGGCGCCCGCGAAGGTAGTTTTACCGATGCTTTTTTCTTCAGCGTACAAACGATGTCGACCATCGGCTACGGATCGATGGCGCCAGCTAGTTTATATGCTCACATCTTGGTCACCGTTCAGGCCTTTATTGGCATGCTAAGTGTTGCCTTGGTGACGGGACTAACTTTCGCAAAGTTCTCACATCCGAGCGCCCGAGTAGCGTTTTCTCGCAACGCCATCGTAGCAACACGCAATGCACAGCGTGTGCTCATGTTCCGCATGGCAAACGAACGAAATAGCTACATTGTGGAAGCGAAACTTCGAATGACCCTATTGAGGGATGAAGTCAGTCAAGAGGGCGAGCTACTGCGCCGTTTTTACGATATGCCTCTTGTACGGGAATGGACACCGGTGTTTGCCCTTTCTTGGACAGCGATTCATGTCATTGATGAGCAAAGCCCACTGTACGAGTTGCTAGATTCCGAAGCTCTCGAAGAGGCACAGATCGAAATCATTGCGAGCCTTTCAGGAATCGATGAAAGCTACAACCAACCGGTACACGTCCGAAATTCCTATGCCCCCTCGGATATCCTGTTTGGTGGACGCTTCAAAGACATGATCGAACGTGACGGCCAAATCCGCCGTATTAATTTTGCCGTTCTTCACGACGTTGAACCGTAG
- a CDS encoding four helix bundle protein, translating into MHDSHDDNRLPIQRLEVYALAKDFARMVHEAGIKDRELRDQATRASKSVFLHLCEGLPNKGTAMRRKYFTGAQNSLNETVGAIDLAEAIGSTSPEHSQELQSLALRLHQIIAALMRK; encoded by the coding sequence ATGCATGATTCACACGATGACAATCGCCTGCCCATTCAGCGCCTTGAGGTTTACGCCTTGGCGAAAGACTTTGCCCGCATGGTTCACGAAGCCGGTATCAAAGATCGAGAACTTCGCGATCAAGCAACCCGCGCGTCAAAATCAGTCTTCCTTCATCTCTGCGAAGGCTTGCCAAACAAAGGCACCGCCATGCGCCGCAAATATTTCACCGGTGCTCAAAACTCCCTGAATGAGACCGTCGGCGCCATCGACCTCGCCGAAGCCATCGGCTCAACCAGTCCCGAGCACAGCCAAGAACTGCAAAGCCTTGCACTGCGATTGCATCAGATCATCGCTGCTTTGATGAGGAAGTAG